A segment of the Desulfurococcus mucosus DSM 2162 genome:
CCTAAGGTTATGGAGGAATGCGGTAGGAAAGGAGTCAAGGTAGCAGTGATAATCACGTCTGGGTTCTCCGAGGTAGGCAACGTCGAACTGGAGAACAGGATTGTTGAGACAGCGAGAAAATACGGGATGAGGATACTGGGCCCCAATATATTCGGCTATGTCTACACGCCGTCAAGCATAAACGCTACCTTCGGGCCGCTGGAGGTTGCGAAAGGCAACATCGCTCTCATCTCGCAGAGCGGGGCACTCGGCATAGCATTGATGGGATGGACGATAATGAATGAAATAGGTCTCTCAGCACTACTCAGCGTTGGAAACATGGCGGATCTCGATGTAGCAGAGCTCTCAGAGTACTTGGCTGATGACCCGAATACAAGGGTTATAACGATATACCTGGAGGGGATAAAGCCAGGTAAGGGAGGAGAATTCGTTGAGAAGATGAGGAAGGTTACATTGAAGAAGCCGGTGGTAGTTATAAAGGCGGGTAGGAGCAGGCGTGGCGCGGCAGCCGCGGCAAGCCACACTGGCAGCCTAGCTGGAAGCGATAACCTATATGAGGCGGCCTTCAAGCAAAGCGGTATCATCAGGGCTTACACCGTTGAGGAGATGTTTGACATAGCGAGGGCTTTTGCAGCACAGCCGTTGCCGAAGGGGGAAAACACCATTATAATAACCAATGGAGGCGGCGTCGGCGTACTAGCCACCGATGCAGCGGAATTCAACGATGTAAAGCTCCTGGAGCCAAGCCAGGAACTCAGAGAGAAGCTTAAAACAACAATGCCATGGTTCGGCAGTGCCAAGAACCCGGTTGACTTAACCGGGCAGGCAGTCGTAGATAACTATGTGAAGGCGTTAAGGATAGCTGCTGAATCCAGCGAGGTAGACAACATAGTTATACTCTACTGCAGGACAGCCGTCCTCGACCCACGTGACCTAGCGAAGGCAATAGTTGAACTCTACGAGGCCGAGCACATAGATAAGACCACGGTAGCCGGGTTCGTGGGCGGTGAGGACACGTATGAGGCAATAAAGTACCTCAACAGGCATAATATCCCAGCGTATCCTTCACCAGAGAGAGCAGTATACGCCCTCTCTAAAATGGTGTGGTATAGAAGGTACTTGGAGGCTAGAAGAGCCTTGCCCCAGGCTTGACGGGTTTCTCCACAGTAGCTAAGACCGGTGGATCAGTATCGGTGGCTAGAAGCATTCCCTGGCTCTCCAACCCCATCATTTTCTTGGGCTTCAGGTTTGCCACCACAATAACATGTTTACCCTGGAAGAACTCGGGCTGATACCATTTACCGAGCCCCGCAATTATCTGCCTCTCCCCTAGCTCACCCAGGTCGACTATTAGCCTTATCAGCTTCTCGCTTCCCGGAACCCTCTCAGCTGATTTCACTAGTCCAACCCTTAAGTCCACCCTCTGAAAATCCTCTATTCCGATCACTTCCATCCAGCACCACCGGGATTACACAGTGATCAATGAGCACGCATGTAGTTTATAAGCATTGAAACCCGTGCCTTGAAGTGTGGATATGAAAAGCATCCTACCACATGCCTCTTGAAAGCTCTCCAAACACCTCCAAGGGGTCTCTTTCATGTATCCTAATACCGTGCTTCACAATGTACTCCATCACCTCGTCATCCGGGCTCCACGGTATACTCCTCTTCAATTCCATATAGAGTCTTGAAAGCCTCTTCTTACCCTCATAGAGT
Coding sequences within it:
- the metG gene encoding methionine--tRNA ligase subunit beta, which gives rise to MEVIGIEDFQRVDLRVGLVKSAERVPGSEKLIRLIVDLGELGERQIIAGLGKWYQPEFFQGKHVIVVANLKPKKMMGLESQGMLLATDTDPPVLATVEKPVKPGARLF
- the acs gene encoding acetate--CoA ligase alpha subunit — translated: MVKALFTPRSIAVIGASRTPGKIGYVVLRNIKGYGFPGKVYPVNPQADEILGYKAYPSILDVPDEVDVAIVTVPADAVPKVMEECGRKGVKVAVIITSGFSEVGNVELENRIVETARKYGMRILGPNIFGYVYTPSSINATFGPLEVAKGNIALISQSGALGIALMGWTIMNEIGLSALLSVGNMADLDVAELSEYLADDPNTRVITIYLEGIKPGKGGEFVEKMRKVTLKKPVVVIKAGRSRRGAAAAASHTGSLAGSDNLYEAAFKQSGIIRAYTVEEMFDIARAFAAQPLPKGENTIIITNGGGVGVLATDAAEFNDVKLLEPSQELREKLKTTMPWFGSAKNPVDLTGQAVVDNYVKALRIAAESSEVDNIVILYCRTAVLDPRDLAKAIVELYEAEHIDKTTVAGFVGGEDTYEAIKYLNRHNIPAYPSPERAVYALSKMVWYRRYLEARRALPQA